AAAAAAGTCTATATCGTACACCGCCGCGATGAGCTGCGCGCAACGAAAGCTATGGCGAAAAAAGTTATGGAACACCAAAATATCGAAATACTATGGGATACCGTTATAGATAAAGTCGAAGGTGACGACGTAGTAAAAAATGTAGTACTAAAAAGCACGAAAACAAAAAAAAAACATTCCCGCGACGCCGCAGGGGTTTTCTTCGCTATAGGACATAAGCCCAATGTCGACTTCCTAGAAGGACAGCTCGATATCGAAGATAACGGATACCTTAAAGTAAAAGCGGGAACATGCGAAACAAGCATCCCAGGAGTATTCGCCGCAGGAGACGTATACGACCATAAATATCGTCAGGCAGTGACGGCAGCAGGGTCAGGATGTATGGCAGCATTAGAAGTAGAACAGTGGTTGTTAAAAAAAGGATAAAACGATGAAAAAAATAGTGATGACGGCATTGATAGCACTTTGCTCAATAACAGGATACGCTACAGAATATAAGCCGTGGTTCGGGAACTTCCAAGAGTTTGAATTCCGCGCCTCATACGGATTCCAACAATATACAAAAACACACTCCGACGATGGAAGAATACGATACCCTTCGTTCGATGACTTCACAAACTTCAGCCTTACAGTCGTCCCCGATACACGATTGACGGCAGAACTCGAGATGCTCCTAAGCAGCACAAGAAGACAAAATACCGGCGTCGACAATATTAAGGTAACAACACGATATCTACAACTCAATGACATCGTCGGAGACCCCGTAAGCTTAGCATGGGGAGCGTCACTGACAATACCTACTGGCGACAGCAAACACGACGTCAGCACCTTCCACCGTGGCGATATCGATATCGAAGGACATGTCTCCGTAGGTAAAGAAATCTCCTCAGGGAAATTCTGGCTGTGCAGATACTGGGCAAATCTAGGGTATGTCTTATCAAATAGAGGAGCGCCAGGACTTCGAGGAGAACTCGCATGGGAGCGTAACTTCTTCGACGTACACCAGTGGAAATTCTTCGGAAACTTCACAAGAGGCCTCGGAGCAAGAGCTCTAGCGTTTCCATTCAATGGATACGGCTCGGTAGAAAATCGCTCTGTAGATATAGGAGCACGCTACGGATATTGCTTCGGATATAACGGCACCATCACAGCAGAATACTCGCGACGTATATACGCACGAAACGCTCCAGAACATGTCGATAGCTTCACAATAGGATACCTCACAACATTCTCACCGTTTTAAATCATTGATCATTGATAAATGCTAGCGCCACGGCAGTGGCGCTAGAATGGCAGTGACTCAACGATATCATAATATCTATACCACCAAACTTCTCGATGATGATATCGCTAACGACAACATACGGCTTGCCATTGCTGTCATTAAGGATCTCGATGTCATGCCATGAGATCCCTTGCGAAAATCCAGTACCCAAAGCCTTGACGGCAGCCTCCTTTGCAGCAAAACGCCCGGCATAGTGACCTATCCTGTCGCTGCCATAACCCTCACAATACTCGCGCTCTTTAACAGTGAAGACTTTGTCAATAAAACGCTGGCCATGCTTTTCAATGCTCGCCGCTATACGCGATATCGCGATGATGTCGTTGCCAATGCCAAGAATTTCCATAAATACCTTTTTCCTTATTTGTGATACGAAGAACCGCGATATATCTCAGCAGCACGGTATATCTGCTCTAAAAGTATAAGACGTGTCATCTGATGCGTGAACGTCATAGAAGAAAGCCTCAACATATTACACCTTTTCCTTACAACATCAGGAAGACCCTCAGGACCCCCGATAACGAAAGAAACTCGAGAGCCTCCTTCTTCGAAAGCTTTATACAATATTTTACAAAAACCCTCGCTGGTGACAACATCACCAAAAGGATCCAAAGCAAGACAAAGCTTCTCCTTGTCGACAAGACTAACAAGATGCGCGTCATCGCGAGGATATACGAACTCTATGGCAATAGCACCACTAAGACGCTTGCAATACTCGTCAAGAGCATCCTTTAACCAATGCTCCTTAGTCTTCCCAGGTGTTATTATCTTAACCTTCAACATTCCCGCCTCCTATCTCCTATCTCCTATCTCCTATCTCCTAAATCCGAACCCCAAACCCCAATTTCTACCACAGAGCCACAGAGGACACAGAGAGGAATAGGATTGGGCTAGGGGCTTCACCCCTAGAACCCCGAGGATTTTAAAAAGTTTACAGGTCACCATTCACAGTTTACCGTTCAAAAACGGGGGCCTGGGGGAGAATCCCCCAGCCATGTTCTTTTCTTCTCTGTGTCCTCTGTGTACTCTGTGGTGAAAATTCCTATTCCGAACTCCGAACTTTCATAAAATTCATTTATGAAGTATACTAAATATTAAATTTTGAGGATACAATATTATGGCATGGTTCTACTGGGATCCAGACCCCGTATTCATAACAATACCATTTATCAACCACCCAATCATGTGGTACGGCTTACTCTTCGCCACAGGATTCGCAATAGGATACCTCTTCCTCGTAAATATCTTCGCCAAAACACTACGACAACATCACAAACCTTACGAATCGAAAATCCTCGCAAGAGAAAGCGTAGATAAAATGGCGTGGTACGTCGTCGCAGGAACAATAATAGGAGCACGGCTAGGACATGTGTTCTTCTATAGCTGGCCGCTATACCGAGACAATCTTTTCGACATAATAAAAATATGGGAAGGAGGGCTCGCCAGCCACGGAGGAGCTATAGGGGTGATGATAGCACTAGTCTTTGCAGCACGCGCCGTGAAGAAAAAAATCCCAGAAGCAACGTTTTTCTTCCTGTTCGACGCCATAGTCGTACCAACAGCGCTAGTAGGAGCGTTTATCAGGATGGGAAATTTCTTCAACCAAGAGGTCATAGGAACGGAAACAAATATGCCTTGGGCTGTCGTCTTCGGAACACCCTTCGACGGTAGCACACCAATACCACGACACCCCGTGCAGCTGTACGAAGCAATGTTCTACCTCTTTACATTCATAACACTCTTTATCATATGCAAAAAATATCAAGCCCTGACAAAAAGGGGACTCCTCAGCGGGCTGTTCTTCGTAATGATCTTCGGCTTCAGATTCTTCGTAGAATTCTTTAAAGAACCAATGAGTATGCTCTTCGACGGAGAGCATTATCTCCTTATGGGACAATACCTCAGCATACCTTTCATCATTTTAGGCGCAATTCTGCTCTTTTTTGTTCACACAAAGAAAGAATCATGATATCTTATAACGCGATAATTCAACAAAACAAAGGAAAACATAATGAAAAATTATAAAATAATAAACGACCTCGATATCACCTCCGAGGAAGGAAAGAAATTAGCAGAATGGGGACGTAAAGAGATCGTTATGGCAGAGAAAGAAATGCCAGGACTTATGGCGCTACGTGAAGAATATGGCGAAAGCAAACCATTGCAAGGTTCACGTATCGCAGGATGCCTGCATATGACGATACAAACCGCCGTCCTTATCGAAACACTGAAAATCCTAGGTGCAGAAGTGCAGTGGAGCTCTTGTAATATATTCTCTACACAAGACCACGCCGCCGCAGCAATAGCAGCTACAGGGACACCAGTATATGCATGGAAAGGCGAGACAGAAGAAGAATATCTGTGGTGTATAGAACAGACTATCATGTTCGACGAAAAACCACTTAATATGATCCTAGACGATGGCGGCGACCTAACAGAATTAGTACACGATAAATACCCACAACTTCTAAAAGATATCCGCGGTATCACAGAAGAAACAACGACAGGTGTCCATACCTTAGAAGCTATGGTAGAAAAAGGAACACTAGGATGCCCAGCAATAAACGTTAACGACTCCGTAACAAAATCTAAATTCGACAACCTGTACGGATGTAGAGAATCCCTCGCCGATGGACTCAAGCGCGCTACCGATATCATGGTAGCAGGGAAAGTCGTCGTCATCGCAGGATATGGTGACGTAGGAAAAGGATGCGCACAGTCGATGCGAGGCTTCGGAGCACGAGTCCTTATCACAGAAATTGACCCCATCTGCGCATACCAGGCCGCTATGGAAGGATACGAGGTCACCACCATGGAAGATGCCGCTCCCGTCGCCGATATCTTCGTGACGGCAACAGGATGTAAAGATATCATCACAGGAAAACATCTGGACGTCATGAAAGATGAAGCAATAATATGCAATATAGGACACTTCGACCACGAAATTAACGTGGCATGGCTAGAAAATAACGAAAATATCGAAGAAATGAATATCAAACCACAAGTCGATAAGTTCATATGGAAAGATTCAAAGAAAAGCATAATACTCCTAGCAAGAGGACGACTAGTAAACCTCGGATGCGCTACAGGACACCCCTCATTCGTTATGTCAAACTCCTTCTCAAACCAGGTGCTCGCACAGATAGAGCTGTGGACGAAACATGAAGAATATGGACAAGGGCTGCACTTCCTGCCAAAAATCCTCGACGAGAAAGTTGCAAGACTGCACCTCGATAAAATAGGTGTTAAATTGACGAAACTTTCACAAGAACAATCCGAATATATCAACGTTCCAACAGAAGGACCATATAAACCTGACTACTACAGATACTAATGTCTTGTAAGAAAACTACCACAATGGTATAGTATAGCACATCTTCGGAGTATAGCGCAGCTTGGCTAGCGCAACTGCTTTGGGAGCAGTGGGTCGGGGGTTCGAATCCCTCTACTCCGACATAGAAGCCGCATGGAGTTTTCTCCAAGCGGCTTCTTTTTTGCCTATAAACCGCCAATCCGATTTTATAGCTCAAAAAAAACCCTATTTATGAGCGATAAAACGGCATTCTATCGCTCATCCTACAAAAATGGTCGAATAGGCTTCGTGCATCACCCGGACACGGCAGTGACACCTCTCGCGTTGTCGTAAAAATAAGGTTGAATCTTTACGTTTGCTATAGGAAAAACAAAGAAAAGAAGCACAATCAACGACAATGGCGACAGCTGTGCGTCCGCTGCGCGCTCTGCGCAGTGGGCGCTCTCCGTGTAACTCCGTGCCTCTCCGCGTCTCCGTGGTGGTAAAATCCTATTCCTTTCCTGTACTCTTATTCTTTTCTATCCGCTAAACGCTATCCCTATACGCTATTACTCTGTTGAGGAAACTTCTATGTATACGACATCGTTATATTCTCCGGAGAGGACGGGTTGTGTTATGGTATCGACGCTGACGGTGACATGGAAGGTGTCGCCTCCTGATGGTGTAGCTTCCGATCCAGACGCCACTGTTACTGCTTCTTCGCCTGACAGGTCTTTTATGTTGCCATCGATTTTTAGTGCGTAGGGGATCTCATCATCGACGTCGTTCTGTTTCAGTACACCGCCGTTCTCCGACTCCATCGCCACGGAATAGCTTCCGCTGCTGAGAACGAGCATATCGAACGTCAAAGACATAGGCCCTGTGATGTCGCCGAAGTCGACGTTCTGGCTGGTGTCGAGGGCATCGAAGCTGCCGCCGCTGTTTACCAGGGAGATCTGTGTCGTTGCAGGTATTATAGCAGTAAACGTTACGGAAGCGGTGTCATAGAGCTCATAAGTTTTATGTACTTTCCCTTGGTAAAGCCTCAACACGAAGGTATCGGTATAGACGCCAGCAGCGGAGGTCTGGCCGGCAGGGATTGAGATATAGTAGTCGCATTGTACGCGGGTTTTGTTGTGCTTGTCAGTGCCCTTGATGACGTCTTGGTTTTGCGAAGCTTCGGGGATTTCTTTTAAGATGTTATGATGCTGTTTCGAGTCGTAGATCTGGTATGAAAGCGTTTCTCCGCCGCACGACATAAATCTGTCGTAGTCAGAAGACTGCCCTTCGGAGAATGTTACGAAGAAGTTGTCGTCGAAACTTTCATCATATGTCACATAAAACGAGACTTTCTGCGTAACGTCGTCGATGCTGTAGGCGTCATATTCGTTGCTGTTGTTACTCCCTTCCCATGTGATATTCTCGATGTCAAGCTCTAGGTCAGGATCGGAAGAATGATGCCCATATAGAACAAAACAAAACATAACACCGATTATTATAAATAGTTTCTTCATTATTCCTCCACGGCGTTGATGGTGAGAGCACCGATATAATACTTTCCTGTAACACCCTCAGGGACGGTGATCATCGTAGGAGCTAAATCTTCGGAGATAAACTGTATCTCATAAGTTCCAGGCTTTACACCCATGACAACAAAACGCCCGGACTTGTCGGTGAAAAACTGTATAGGAGAACCTTCATCACCGGCATCAACATCGACGAAATATCCCGACTGGAAAGAGATGACTTCACCGACACCATCGACGAGAGTGCCTTTGAGGAGAGCAGAAGCATAGCGATGGATAGGTATCAAGAAGCCGCTGCTATGTCGCGGCGATAATATATACGACGACGCGCCAATGTCGGTGCCAACAGGGAGAGAACTCATGTCAATGGAAACAGTACGCATCTGATAGTCGGGTATCGACGATATCACGCCAGGGAAAATACCGGCGATGGCATTGTAGTCGTTGTCATAAGTAGGGTCGACGCCGACACTATGACCCCAAAGGCTTTTGTCGCGAGAAATTACAGCGAAACTCCCCGATATAGGCTTCCCTACGGAGAAAACTCCGTCGGCGAAAACTAGCGCCGTCCCTATCGACATCTGCGAAATGCCCGTCATCAACGACGTGTCACTGAGAGATACCGTGTTTCTATATGACCCGCGAAGTACAGCGCGACGCATGGTGTAATGGACAGAGCCCGAAATCGTCCCTTCGTCTTTATCGTCGGCAGTAGAATGGTTGTAGTTGAGTGTAGAGTTTATAGCATTGACACTCTTAGGAGAGTTGTAACGCCACGACGTACGCGATACATCGCTGTTGAAGTTCCTGTGGAAAGTTATATATTGGTTCTTGTTAGGGAATGACCAGATAAGAGTAAAAAGACAGCGCCTATCGTATTGTTCACTGTCGTTGAGCATGAAGTTGAACTGTAGCGATGTGCTGATATTGCTCCGTAACTTCCTACTCGCATTGAGAGAGATGCTATACGTGTCTTTAGCAGCACCACGGAGGAATTTGTAGTCGACACCAGCCTTCCCAGAAATACCATAGAATAACGGCCTTCCAGCAGAAGCACTGCAGGAAAAACGCGTCGTCTTGTCGGGGTCGTCGACAGTAATACGAGCAAAACGCCGAGAATAAAATGTCGTAGAAGCATTCCACGACGTCTGAGGGACACTGTCGCTAGCGTTAGAGAGGAAGTTCTTGAAAGATAGACTAACAGCACCACCAGACGTCTTCCCGAAGATATGACTGGCAGCAGTGTCGAAAGTCAGAGCGCCATATTTCATCGCGACGATGCCCTCAAAACCAAAAAGACCTTGGCCTTTGCGCGCCTGTATGTATTCTCCCAAAGTAAACGTGTCGCTGATACCATGACGATAAAAATGCGATACAAGCCAAAGACTTCCAGGATAACGATACCTGCCGTCAGTGATGACAGGCTCAGTGCCTATAGCAGTACTATGCTGAGAGATCTTCGGCGATAAAGCATTGCGCGTATACAAAAATGGTACTGGAATAATCTTCTCTCTGCCAATATTGTCGGTGATCTTGAAAATAACATCGTTAGAACCCGTCTTCGCAGGAAGGTCATAGAAATTGTGCGTTCCAGCAGAAAGATAATACGTCTCATATAATTGGTCGTTGATGAAAATCTCTACAATAGAAGGATGCTCAAGGAAAACCTCTTCGTTAAAAATAGGGTATCCTATGAAGCTCGGCTGCAACTCGAAATTCTTCGTTACAGCAATACCGCCGATGGTGATCGTCTTCTGGAAACCCTTCGTAGGGAAGGTTATGTCGCCAAAAGAAAACCTCAGCAACTTGTCGGGGATGTCGCGAGAAAGAAGCATAGGACCACGAGCCCAATGGACGTCACCACTCTCATAATAGTCGCCCTCACCATCAAAAATCCAGTCTCTTAAATTTATAGTACCGTCAAAAGCTACAGTAAAAGGCTGCCGCGAACGGCTGGTAACACTGTCAGAAGAATCAAAAGCATATCCCGTACCGGCATTTACATTGATATACGCACTGAGATCCGCAGGCTCGATGGTAGGAATGATGATAGATGGGTTGTTGTACGGCTGGACATCATGGGCGACGACCTCGCGAAGCATGGTGTCAATGGTGATGCGTAACAACGCATTGGCATTGTCGAAAACTACAACAAAACCAGTGTCATCGGCGTCTTCTACAGAAACAATGCCATCGTTGTCGGCGACAGACGAAAGACTCTCTATAGCACTACGATGAGCACGTAGATCAGCAGCCTCTACGACAGGAGCTACAGCGAAACGAGAGACGTCATCGTCGCCATAAGAAAAATATACCAACACCGTACCAGAAGGGCGTTTGTCTTCATTGAAATAAAAAGGGACAACGGCCTTTTCGGAGACGTCTTTCTCACCGAAAATACTAGTATATAATTTTCCGAAAGGTGACGATACCTTTATGTCCTCAGCAACAAGCGAAGGCGACAGCAGTAAACATAATAACAAAAAAAACGACCGCATAATTACTCATTATCATAAGAGAACTTTATGTCAAAAGCGTTTTTAGCAAAATCATCAGGAAGCGAAAGAAAAAACTTCCTCTTGGATCCCGCCAAAATGTTCTCACCGGAAATCCCCGCCAATTCCTCAGAAGAAAAATGAAGGGCCTCGACGTCAGTGTCATGGGGAGTAATGGAAAGGCTCAGCTCCCGAAGAAGAGCATGGGCAGTGCCGCGGTTCTCAAATAACAATACCATATCATCAGAACTGTCTTCATACGAAGACTCCAAAACAATGTCGGCAGAAGCATCATTGGGAACGACATATATCGACCCAACAAAACGCATAAGAAGACGTATAGAGGCCTTGCCGTCAGACTCCCGCTTCTTAAGGTCTACAGGAAGCTGCTCGGCAATAATACGATACGCACGCTCAACAGAGGACTCTTCGTTGCCCATCCACGTAACACGGACGATCTGCGTCTGCTCAGGCTGTAAAATCATCTGAGGAGGATAAATAATGAAATCTTCCTCGTTCTCAACAAAAGTGTCATTGCCGTCGACGTCAATGCTACGATCGCCAATAAAAAGACGCACCGCAGCTTTGTCGGTAGACGACGGATTGTAAACTTGGAACGACTGCGTGGCATTGTCGCCAGAACCGTCAAACGTCGCACTCATAGGACTGAACTCTATAGCATAACCAATACAAAATGATGCCATGAAAACAAAAAGACATAAAATAAAACGCATAACACTATCCTCATATATGAAAAAGGTTCAAAAAAATTCATACTAACATCATAAAAAAGAAATGTCAAATTTAATGCGGCTTAGCCGCATTTCAGTGACCAGTGAAATACGGCTACGCCGCATAGTTCAGAGTTCAGAGTTAGCTTACTGTCTCCGAACTACCAACTCCGAACTCCGAACTAATAGCCGAACTCCGAACTCCGAACTGATAACTGATAACTGGTCACTGATCACTGAAAAAGCGCTATACGCTATTACTATACGCTAAAAAAACGCTCCGATGACAGCAGCCATCAGAGCATTACAGTAGATCGTCTGTGATAATCGAACGAATTACTTGCTAGTCAAAGTAAGCGTTATCGTGTCAGTGAAATTCGGCTCCCATAAAAGATCAGCATTGGTATAACTTAACTTCAATGTGCGATTCGAAGAATCGGTGATAGCCGATTGCATGCTGATATCTTCAAGAACAGCACCACTGCCGTCATTGTAAGTAATATCAGAGCCATCGTCAGACTTGCCGATGGTCTTCTCAACGCCACCAACAGAAAGATACTTCAATGTATAACGTGCCTCCTGCTGAGCAGTGCCGTCGCCCTTGAAATTCAAATTGTTAGAAGTCGTGCACGTCAACGTAAAACCATCCTTCGCATTAGAATTGATGCTTATACGCGCTATCTCTTGACTCGAAATGCTGTCATTAAGATCAAGACTGTCATAACCCGACGTCTCGTCGATTTCAACTGTTACCGTCTCGGTAATGTTTCCTGTTATCTGTAAGCTCGCTGTTCCAGAATCAGCGAATAATGCATACGAGAGAAAGAAAAATACCGAAATAAAAATCGTATATAAATATTTCATAACATCCCCACTATAAATATAGTTTGTATTATCCCATCATCATACATACAGCATGATAAAAGGCAAAAGGATTATTTTAAACATATACACTACGCACTAACCCTTTCATATTACATTAATGTAACATGCAAAAAGCATGCCAACATCAATGATCAGTGGTCAATTATCAATTATCAATGAGCAAAGTTCGGAATTTGGAGTTTTTTTTATTGATCATTGATCATTGTTCATTGAATTAAAGCTTTGTTATGAGAGACAAAAGCTTCTTGCGATGGGAAGGATCGTCGCCACGACATATGTATCCTAAATATGACGTTTCAGCGCTCTTGATGAAAGATGAAATCACCTGTAAAGATGACGTCTGTAAAGGCTCGAGAACGTATGCGATCTTTTCCTTCAAGGAATGGTCGTTCGTTGTTATCATTACAAAAAGAGCATCATCGTTGTCTTGCGTTTTCATCGCGAAAACGGATTTATTGAGAGCATTATCTTCAATAGCTTCAATGAGCATGGTAAACAACGTCTTTATAAGATGCGGAGTCAGCAACGCACGCGCCATGATGGGCGTCAAAGAATAAAAGAAATTTTCAAGAAGAAATTCATTATACTTGCCATCTGCAGAAAGCATCTCCCTTAACGAAGACAGTAGCTCGTTCTGCTTCATTATCATGCCACCATTGTAGTCGCGGAAATCCCCGACAATACGCGACATCTCAGAAACAACAACACGACGCGCTTTTGCGACGTCAAGAGAATGGTCGCTACGTAAAAAATCACGCTTCTTAAGAGATATACTGAAAACATTTGCCTCTTTAGGATATCTCTTTCGCAACATCCCAACAGTCTTTACCCTGTCAGGAACAAATGTCATGAAAGTGTCGGAGTCCCTGAAAAGCTTCTTGATAGGGACTGAATCCTTCTTTAAAACCCTTAACATGACAATGCTAAAAGTAAAGGCGCTGCGAGATTGCTTGTCAAAGGTGATAATTACTTGAGGGATGTCGCGAAGATATCGTAACTGTGTGCTTAAAGTCATGATGTCATGCATCG
Above is a window of Waddliaceae bacterium DNA encoding:
- a CDS encoding fimbria/pilus outer membrane usher protein, which produces MRSFFLLLCLLLSPSLVAEDIKVSSPFGKLYTSIFGEKDVSEKAVVPFYFNEDKRPSGTVLVYFSYGDDDVSRFAVAPVVEAADLRAHRSAIESLSSVADNDGIVSVEDADDTGFVVVFDNANALLRITIDTMLREVVAHDVQPYNNPSIIIPTIEPADLSAYINVNAGTGYAFDSSDSVTSRSRQPFTVAFDGTINLRDWIFDGEGDYYESGDVHWARGPMLLSRDIPDKLLRFSFGDITFPTKGFQKTITIGGIAVTKNFELQPSFIGYPIFNEEVFLEHPSIVEIFINDQLYETYYLSAGTHNFYDLPAKTGSNDVIFKITDNIGREKIIPVPFLYTRNALSPKISQHSTAIGTEPVITDGRYRYPGSLWLVSHFYRHGISDTFTLGEYIQARKGQGLFGFEGIVAMKYGALTFDTAASHIFGKTSGGAVSLSFKNFLSNASDSVPQTSWNASTTFYSRRFARITVDDPDKTTRFSCSASAGRPLFYGISGKAGVDYKFLRGAAKDTYSISLNASRKLRSNISTSLQFNFMLNDSEQYDRRCLFTLIWSFPNKNQYITFHRNFNSDVSRTSWRYNSPKSVNAINSTLNYNHSTADDKDEGTISGSVHYTMRRAVLRGSYRNTVSLSDTSLMTGISQMSIGTALVFADGVFSVGKPISGSFAVISRDKSLWGHSVGVDPTYDNDYNAIAGIFPGVISSIPDYQMRTVSIDMSSLPVGTDIGASSYILSPRHSSGFLIPIHRYASALLKGTLVDGVGEVISFQSGYFVDVDAGDEGSPIQFFTDKSGRFVVMGVKPGTYEIQFISEDLAPTMITVPEGVTGKYYIGALTINAVEE
- the lgt gene encoding prolipoprotein diacylglyceryl transferase — its product is MAWFYWDPDPVFITIPFINHPIMWYGLLFATGFAIGYLFLVNIFAKTLRQHHKPYESKILARESVDKMAWYVVAGTIIGARLGHVFFYSWPLYRDNLFDIIKIWEGGLASHGGAIGVMIALVFAARAVKKKIPEATFFFLFDAIVVPTALVGAFIRMGNFFNQEVIGTETNMPWAVVFGTPFDGSTPIPRHPVQLYEAMFYLFTFITLFIICKKYQALTKRGLLSGLFFVMIFGFRFFVEFFKEPMSMLFDGEHYLLMGQYLSIPFIILGAILLFFVHTKKES
- the acpS gene encoding holo-ACP synthase, which produces MEILGIGNDIIAISRIAASIEKHGQRFIDKVFTVKEREYCEGYGSDRIGHYAGRFAAKEAAVKALGTGFSQGISWHDIEILNDSNGKPYVVVSDIIIEKFGGIDIMISLSHCHSSATAVALAFINDQ
- a CDS encoding adenosylhomocysteinase, whose translation is MKNYKIINDLDITSEEGKKLAEWGRKEIVMAEKEMPGLMALREEYGESKPLQGSRIAGCLHMTIQTAVLIETLKILGAEVQWSSCNIFSTQDHAAAAIAATGTPVYAWKGETEEEYLWCIEQTIMFDEKPLNMILDDGGDLTELVHDKYPQLLKDIRGITEETTTGVHTLEAMVEKGTLGCPAINVNDSVTKSKFDNLYGCRESLADGLKRATDIMVAGKVVVIAGYGDVGKGCAQSMRGFGARVLITEIDPICAYQAAMEGYEVTTMEDAAPVADIFVTATGCKDIITGKHLDVMKDEAIICNIGHFDHEINVAWLENNENIEEMNIKPQVDKFIWKDSKKSIILLARGRLVNLGCATGHPSFVMSNSFSNQVLAQIELWTKHEEYGQGLHFLPKILDEKVARLHLDKIGVKLTKLSQEQSEYINVPTEGPYKPDYYRY
- a CDS encoding fimbrial major subunit CsuA/B family protein, with product MKKLFIIIGVMFCFVLYGHHSSDPDLELDIENITWEGSNNSNEYDAYSIDDVTQKVSFYVTYDESFDDNFFVTFSEGQSSDYDRFMSCGGETLSYQIYDSKQHHNILKEIPEASQNQDVIKGTDKHNKTRVQCDYYISIPAGQTSAAGVYTDTFVLRLYQGKVHKTYELYDTASVTFTAIIPATTQISLVNSGGSFDALDTSQNVDFGDITGPMSLTFDMLVLSSGSYSVAMESENGGVLKQNDVDDEIPYALKIDGNIKDLSGEEAVTVASGSEATPSGGDTFHVTVSVDTITQPVLSGEYNDVVYIEVSSTE
- a CDS encoding molecular chaperone codes for the protein MRFILCLFVFMASFCIGYAIEFSPMSATFDGSGDNATQSFQVYNPSSTDKAAVRLFIGDRSIDVDGNDTFVENEEDFIIYPPQMILQPEQTQIVRVTWMGNEESSVERAYRIIAEQLPVDLKKRESDGKASIRLLMRFVGSIYVVPNDASADIVLESSYEDSSDDMVLLFENRGTAHALLRELSLSITPHDTDVEALHFSSEELAGISGENILAGSKRKFFLSLPDDFAKNAFDIKFSYDNE
- a CDS encoding 23S rRNA (pseudouridine(1915)-N(3))-methyltransferase RlmH codes for the protein MLKVKIITPGKTKEHWLKDALDEYCKRLSGAIAIEFVYPRDDAHLVSLVDKEKLCLALDPFGDVVTSEGFCKILYKAFEEGGSRVSFVIGGPEGLPDVVRKRCNMLRLSSMTFTHQMTRLILLEQIYRAAEIYRGSSYHK